A window from Pseudomonas moraviensis encodes these proteins:
- the nuoM gene encoding NADH-quinone oxidoreductase subunit M, with translation MILPWLILIPFIGGLLCWMAERFGATLPRWIALLTMTLELALGLWLWAHGDYSFAPAPGADPTWALEFKHVWIQRFGINVHLALDGLSLLMILLTGLLGILSVLCSWKEIQRHVGFFHLNLMWILGGVVGVFLALDLFMFFFFWEMMLVPMYFLIALWGHSSSDGKKTRIYAATKFFIFTQASGLIMLVAILGLVLVNFNNTGVITFNYADLLKTKMSMTTEYILMLGFFIAFAVKLPVVPFHSWLPDAHAQAPTAGSVDLAGILLKTAAYGLLRFALPLFPNASAEFAPIAMTLGLIGIFYGAFLAFAQTDIKRLIAFSSVSHMGFVLIGIYSGSQLALQGAVIQMLAHGLSAAALFILSGQLYERLHTRDMREMGGLWSRIAYLPAISLFFAAASLGLPGTGNFVGEFLILIGSFASAPWVTAIATSGLVFGSVYSLIMIHRAYFGPSKSDAVLHGMDARELIMVLGLAVLLIYLGVYPQPFLDTSAATMHGVQQWLGTAFSQLASAR, from the coding sequence ATGATTCTGCCTTGGCTAATCCTGATCCCCTTCATCGGCGGCCTGCTGTGCTGGATGGCTGAGCGCTTCGGCGCCACCCTCCCGCGCTGGATTGCGCTGTTGACCATGACCCTGGAACTCGCACTCGGCCTCTGGCTGTGGGCCCACGGTGACTATTCATTCGCACCGGCGCCGGGCGCCGATCCGACCTGGGCGCTTGAGTTCAAGCATGTCTGGATCCAGCGTTTCGGCATCAACGTGCACCTGGCCCTCGACGGCCTGTCGCTGTTGATGATCCTGCTGACCGGTCTGCTGGGTATCCTCTCGGTACTCTGCTCGTGGAAAGAGATTCAACGTCACGTTGGCTTCTTCCACCTGAACCTGATGTGGATCCTGGGCGGTGTGGTCGGTGTGTTCCTCGCCCTCGACCTGTTCATGTTCTTCTTCTTCTGGGAAATGATGCTGGTGCCGATGTACTTCCTCATCGCGCTCTGGGGTCACAGTTCTTCGGACGGCAAGAAAACCCGGATCTACGCAGCGACCAAGTTCTTCATCTTCACTCAGGCTTCCGGCCTGATCATGCTGGTGGCGATCCTCGGTCTAGTGCTGGTCAACTTCAACAACACTGGCGTGATTACCTTCAACTACGCCGACCTGTTGAAAACCAAGATGTCGATGACCACCGAGTACATCCTGATGCTCGGCTTCTTCATCGCCTTCGCGGTCAAGCTGCCAGTGGTTCCGTTCCACTCCTGGCTGCCTGACGCTCACGCCCAGGCGCCGACTGCCGGTTCCGTCGACCTCGCCGGTATCCTGCTGAAAACCGCGGCCTACGGCCTGCTGCGTTTCGCCCTGCCGCTGTTCCCGAACGCTTCGGCCGAGTTTGCGCCGATCGCCATGACCCTGGGTCTGATCGGGATCTTCTACGGCGCGTTCCTCGCGTTCGCCCAAACCGACATCAAGCGTCTGATCGCCTTCTCTTCCGTTTCCCACATGGGCTTCGTGTTGATCGGCATCTACTCCGGCAGCCAACTGGCGCTGCAAGGTGCAGTGATCCAGATGCTCGCGCACGGTCTGTCGGCAGCGGCACTGTTTATCCTCAGCGGTCAGTTGTATGAGCGTCTGCACACTCGCGACATGCGTGAGATGGGTGGCCTGTGGTCGCGCATCGCCTACCTGCCGGCCATCAGCCTGTTCTTCGCTGCGGCGTCGCTGGGCTTGCCGGGTACCGGTAACTTTGTCGGCGAGTTCCTGATCCTGATCGGTTCCTTCGCCAGCGCTCCATGGGTCACGGCGATTGCCACGTCCGGTCTGGTGTTCGGTTCGGTCTACTCGCTGATCATGATCCACCGTGCCTACTTCGGCCCGTCGAAATCCGACGCGGTGCTGCATGGCATGGACGCGCGCGAACTGATCATGGTGCTCGGTCTGGCGGTGCTGCTGATTTACCTCGGCGTCTACCCGCAACCGTTCCTCGACACCTCTGCCGCCACCATGCATGGCGTGCAGCAGTGGCTCGGCACCGCCTTCTCTCAACTCGCTTCGGCCCGGTAA
- the nuoL gene encoding NADH-quinone oxidoreductase subunit L: MNLIFLTFVFPLIGFLLLSFSRGRWSENLSALIGVGSIGLSAIVAAYVIWQFNVAPPEGGHYTLVLWQWMAVEGFKPDFALYVDGLSITMLGVVVGVGFLIHLFASWYMRGEAGYSRFFSYTNLFIASMLFLVLGDNLLFLYFGWEGVGLCSYLLIGFYYSNRNNGNAALKAFIVTRIGDVFMAIGLFILFQQVGTLNIQELLVLAPQKFQVGDFWITLATLMLLGGAVGKSAQLPLQTWLADAMAGPTPVSALIHAATMVTAGVYLIARTHGLFTLAPEILHLVGIVGGVTLVLAGFAALVQTDIKRILAYSTMSQIGYMFLALGVGAWDGAIFHLMTHAFFKALLFLASGAVIVACHHEQNIFKMGGLWKKLPLAYASFIVGGAALAALPLVTAGFYSKDEILWEAFASGNHGLLYAGLVGAFMTSLYTFRLIFITFHGEAKTEAHAGHGVAHWLPLSVLIVLSTFVGAMIVPPLHGVLPESVGHAGGEAKHSLEIASGAIALAGILLAALLFLGKRRFVTAIANSGIGRFLSAWWFAAWGFDWIYDKLFVKPYLAISHVLRKDPLDQTIGLIPRMAKGGHTALSRTETGQLRWYAASMAAGAVLVIGAIVLVAV, from the coding sequence ATGAACCTGATCTTTCTGACTTTCGTATTCCCTCTGATCGGTTTCCTGCTCCTGTCGTTCTCCCGTGGACGCTGGTCGGAAAACCTCTCGGCGCTGATCGGCGTGGGTTCCATTGGCTTGTCGGCGATTGTCGCTGCCTATGTCATCTGGCAGTTCAACGTCGCACCTCCCGAAGGCGGTCACTACACCCTGGTGCTGTGGCAGTGGATGGCGGTCGAAGGCTTCAAGCCTGACTTCGCCCTCTACGTCGACGGCCTGTCGATCACCATGCTCGGCGTGGTGGTGGGCGTCGGTTTCCTGATCCACCTGTTCGCGTCCTGGTACATGCGCGGTGAAGCGGGCTACTCGCGCTTCTTCTCGTACACCAACCTGTTTATCGCCAGCATGCTGTTCCTGGTGCTCGGCGATAACCTGTTGTTCCTGTACTTCGGCTGGGAAGGCGTGGGCCTGTGCTCGTACCTGTTGATCGGTTTCTACTACAGCAATCGCAACAACGGTAACGCCGCACTCAAGGCTTTCATCGTCACCCGCATCGGCGACGTGTTCATGGCCATCGGCCTGTTCATCCTGTTCCAGCAAGTGGGCACGCTGAACATCCAGGAACTGCTGGTGCTGGCACCGCAGAAATTCCAGGTCGGCGACTTCTGGATCACCCTGGCAACCCTGATGCTGCTGGGTGGTGCAGTCGGTAAATCGGCGCAACTGCCGCTGCAAACCTGGCTCGCGGACGCAATGGCCGGCCCGACCCCGGTGTCGGCACTGATCCACGCCGCAACCATGGTCACCGCCGGTGTCTACCTGATCGCCCGTACTCACGGCCTGTTCACCCTGGCGCCGGAAATCCTGCACCTGGTGGGCATCGTCGGTGGCGTGACTCTGGTTCTCGCAGGCTTCGCCGCGCTGGTACAAACCGACATCAAACGTATCCTCGCCTACTCGACCATGAGCCAGATCGGCTACATGTTCCTGGCGCTGGGCGTGGGTGCATGGGATGGCGCGATCTTCCACCTGATGACCCACGCGTTCTTCAAGGCCCTGCTGTTCCTTGCTTCCGGTGCGGTGATCGTTGCCTGCCACCACGAGCAGAACATCTTCAAGATGGGCGGTCTGTGGAAGAAACTGCCACTGGCCTACGCCAGCTTCATCGTCGGTGGTGCTGCGCTGGCCGCTCTGCCACTGGTCACCGCGGGCTTCTACTCCAAGGACGAAATCCTCTGGGAAGCGTTTGCCAGCGGTAACCACGGTCTGCTCTACGCAGGTCTGGTCGGTGCGTTCATGACCTCGCTGTACACCTTCCGCCTGATCTTCATCACGTTCCACGGTGAAGCCAAGACCGAAGCCCACGCCGGTCACGGCGTCGCTCACTGGCTGCCGCTGTCGGTGCTGATCGTGTTGTCGACTTTCGTCGGCGCCATGATCGTTCCGCCGCTGCACGGCGTTCTGCCAGAAAGCGTTGGCCATGCGGGTGGCGAAGCCAAGCACAGTCTGGAAATCGCCTCGGGCGCCATCGCTCTGGCCGGTATCCTGCTGGCAGCGCTGCTGTTCCTCGGCAAGCGTCGCTTCGTCACGGCGATCGCCAACAGCGGCATCGGCCGTTTCCTTTCGGCCTGGTGGTTCGCTGCCTGGGGCTTCGACTGGATCTACGACAAACTGTTCGTCAAGCCGTACCTTGCGATCAGCCATGTACTGCGCAAAGACCCGCTCGACCAGACCATCGGTCTGATCCCGCGTATGGCCAAGGGTGGTCACACCGCCCTGAGCCGCACCGAGACCGGTCAACTGCGTTGGTACGCTGCTTCGATGGCTGCGGGTGCCGTGCTGGTGATCGGCGCCATCGTGCTGGTAGCGGTCTGA
- the nuoK gene encoding NADH-quinone oxidoreductase subunit NuoK, translating to MPAIPLEHGLAVAGILFCLGLVGLMVRRNILFVLMSLEVMMNASALAFIVAGARWAQPDGQIMFILVISLAAAEASIGLAILLQLYRRFHTLDIDAASEMRG from the coding sequence ATGCCTGCTATCCCTCTCGAACATGGATTGGCCGTTGCCGGGATCCTGTTCTGCCTTGGTCTGGTCGGCCTGATGGTCCGCCGCAACATTTTGTTCGTGTTGATGAGTCTGGAAGTGATGATGAACGCCTCTGCCCTGGCCTTCATCGTTGCGGGCGCCCGCTGGGCGCAGCCGGATGGACAGATCATGTTCATCCTGGTGATCAGCCTTGCAGCGGCCGAGGCCAGTATTGGCCTGGCGATCCTGCTGCAACTGTATCGCCGCTTCCACACGCTCGATATCGACGCTGCCAGTGAGATGCGCGGATGA
- the nuoJ gene encoding NADH-quinone oxidoreductase subunit J produces the protein MEFAFYFASGIAVVSTLRVVTNTNPVHALLYLIISLIAVAMTFFALGAPFAGVLEVIAYAGAIMVLFVFVVMMLNLGPASVQQERTWLKPGIWAGPVILAALLLAELLYVLFAHQSGQAIGHTTVDAKAVGISLFGPYLLVVELASMLLLAAAVTAFHLGRNEAKE, from the coding sequence ATGGAATTCGCTTTCTATTTCGCATCGGGTATTGCTGTGGTGTCCACGCTGCGTGTGGTCACCAACACCAATCCCGTGCACGCCCTGCTCTACCTGATCATCTCGTTGATCGCCGTGGCCATGACCTTCTTCGCCCTCGGTGCGCCGTTCGCCGGTGTGCTGGAAGTGATCGCCTACGCCGGCGCCATCATGGTGCTGTTCGTGTTCGTGGTGATGATGCTCAACCTCGGCCCGGCCTCGGTGCAGCAGGAACGCACCTGGCTCAAGCCCGGCATCTGGGCAGGACCGGTGATTCTCGCCGCGCTGCTGCTGGCCGAACTGCTGTATGTGCTGTTCGCTCACCAGAGCGGCCAGGCCATCGGCCACACCACCGTAGACGCGAAAGCCGTGGGCATCAGCCTGTTCGGCCCGTACCTGCTGGTGGTCGAACTCGCCTCGATGCTGCTGCTCGCCGCAGCCGTCACGGCGTTCCATTTGGGCCGTAACGAGGCGAAGGAGTAA
- the nuoI gene encoding NADH-quinone oxidoreductase subunit NuoI, translated as MFKYIGDIVKGTGTQLRSLVMVFGHGFRKRDTLQYPEEQVYLPPRYRGRIVLTRDPDGEERCVACNLCAVACPVGCISLQKAETEDGRWYPDFFRINFSRCIFCGLCEEACPTTAIQLTPDFEMAEFKRQDLVYEKEDLLISGPGKNPDYNFYRVAGMAIAGKPKGAAQNEAEPINVKSLLP; from the coding sequence ATGTTCAAATATATTGGCGACATCGTTAAGGGTACCGGTACCCAGTTGCGCAGCCTGGTCATGGTCTTCGGCCATGGCTTTCGCAAGCGCGACACCCTGCAATACCCCGAGGAGCAGGTCTACCTGCCGCCGCGTTACCGTGGCCGCATCGTCCTGACCCGCGACCCCGATGGCGAAGAACGCTGCGTAGCCTGCAACCTGTGCGCCGTGGCCTGCCCGGTGGGTTGCATCTCGCTGCAGAAAGCTGAAACCGAAGACGGTCGCTGGTACCCGGACTTCTTCCGGATCAACTTCTCGCGCTGCATTTTCTGCGGTCTCTGCGAGGAAGCCTGTCCGACCACCGCGATCCAGCTGACCCCGGATTTCGAGATGGCCGAGTTCAAACGTCAGGACCTGGTGTACGAGAAAGAAGATCTGCTGATCTCCGGCCCCGGCAAAAACCCTGATTACAACTTCTATCGTGTTGCAGGTATGGCAATCGCTGGCAAGCCGAAAGGCGCTGCGCAGAACGAAGCCGAACCGATCAACGTGAAGAGCTTGCTGCCTTAA
- the nuoH gene encoding NADH-quinone oxidoreductase subunit NuoH, with protein MTWFTPEVIDVILTVIKAIVILLAVVVAGALLSFVERRLLGWWQDRYGPNRVGPFGMFQIAADMLKMFFKEDWTPPFADKVIFTLAPVVAMSALLIAFAIIPITPTWGVADLNIGLLFFFAMAGLSVYAVLFAGWSSNNKFALLGSLRASAQTVSYEVFMGLALMGIVVQVGSFNMRDIVEYQAQNLWFIIPQFFGFCTFFIAGVAVTHRHPFDQPEAEQELADGYHIEYAGMKWGMFFVGEYIGIILISALLVTLFFGGWHGPFGILPQLSFVWFALKTAFFIMLFILLRASIPRPRYDQVMDFSWKFCLPLTLINLLVTAAVVLLNTPAVAVQ; from the coding sequence ATGACCTGGTTCACCCCTGAAGTGATCGATGTGATCCTGACGGTCATCAAAGCCATCGTGATCCTGCTGGCCGTGGTGGTCGCGGGCGCCTTGCTCAGCTTTGTCGAACGTCGCCTGCTGGGCTGGTGGCAGGACCGTTACGGTCCGAACCGCGTTGGCCCGTTCGGCATGTTCCAGATCGCCGCCGACATGCTGAAGATGTTCTTCAAGGAAGACTGGACCCCGCCGTTTGCCGACAAGGTGATCTTCACTTTGGCACCGGTGGTGGCCATGTCCGCCCTGCTGATCGCCTTCGCGATCATCCCGATCACCCCGACCTGGGGCGTGGCGGATCTGAACATCGGCCTGCTGTTCTTCTTCGCCATGGCCGGTCTGTCGGTGTACGCCGTGCTGTTCGCCGGCTGGTCGAGCAACAACAAGTTCGCCCTGCTCGGCAGCTTGCGTGCCTCGGCGCAGACCGTGTCCTACGAAGTGTTCATGGGCCTGGCCCTGATGGGCATCGTGGTCCAGGTCGGCTCGTTCAACATGCGCGACATCGTCGAGTACCAGGCGCAGAACCTGTGGTTCATCATTCCGCAGTTCTTCGGCTTCTGTACCTTCTTCATCGCTGGCGTCGCCGTGACTCACCGTCACCCGTTCGACCAGCCGGAAGCAGAACAGGAACTGGCCGACGGTTACCACATTGAATACGCCGGTATGAAATGGGGCATGTTCTTCGTCGGTGAATACATCGGCATCATCCTGATCTCGGCGCTGCTGGTCACCCTGTTCTTCGGTGGCTGGCACGGTCCGTTCGGCATCCTGCCGCAACTGTCCTTCGTCTGGTTCGCACTGAAGACCGCGTTCTTCATCATGCTGTTCATCCTGCTGCGCGCTTCCATCCCGCGTCCGCGTTATGACCAGGTGATGGATTTCAGCTGGAAATTCTGCCTGCCACTGACCCTGATCAATTTGCTGGTGACCGCTGCGGTTGTGTTGTTGAACACGCCTGCGGTTGCGGTTCAGTGA